In Vanessa atalanta chromosome 17, ilVanAtal1.2, whole genome shotgun sequence, one DNA window encodes the following:
- the LOC125070540 gene encoding growth arrest-specific protein 1-like: MWLLVAVLSLTVVAAGSTSCEDARMRCLYRTGCGAAINNYMNLCNEVLSKPTTVCPKACEHALIALTSTEEGKELMNCQCEDQYCLDAKKRIDVCRPQVLRGAANATSSCRLSQLICLADAQCATALGYYYQLCRSVYRGKKCSNKCLNSIEILRKQEKAAALTVCRCDGNEDYDCPRMQNNLARLCFHKHLKNHTKNHERGYGEKHKKHHHQELPSATNSITVTSLLFLLCTFVSSNYNT, encoded by the exons ATGTGGTTGCTAGTGGCGGTGCTGAGCCTGACGGTGGTGGCGGCCGGCAGCACGTCGTGCGAGGATGCGCGAATGCGATGTCTATACCGTACTGGTTGCGGCGCCGCAATCAACAACTACATGAATCTTTGTAACGAAGTACTCTCTAAACCTACCACCGTGTGCCCGAAGGCCTGTGAGCACGCCCTCATCGCATTAACGTCCACTGAAGAAGGGAAGGAACTCATGAAC tgcCAATGCGAAGACCAGTATTGCTTGGACGCGAAGAAAAGAATTGATGTATGTCGACCACAAGTATTGAGAGGAGCGGCTAATGCGACATCTTCTTGTCGCCTCTCCCAACTTATTTGTTTAGCTGACGCGCAGTGTGCAACAGCTTTAGGTTACTACTACCAACTATGTAGATCAGTGTACCGCGGCAAAAAGTGCTCCAACAAGTGTCTGAACTCCATAGAAATCTTAAGGAAGCAAGAGAAAGCGGCGGCCCTAACGGTGTGTCGCTGTGACGGTAACGAAGATTACGATTGCCCCAGGATGCAAAACAACCTTGCTAGGCTTTGCTTCCACAAGCACCTAAAGAACCATACGAAGAATCACGAGAGAGGCTATGGGGAGAAGCATAAAAAGCATCACCATCAAGAGTTGCCATCGGCAACGAATTCCATTACCGTAACGAgtctattgtttttgttatgtaCTTTTGTCTCTTCAAATTATAATACGTGA